In one window of Escherichia coli DSM 30083 = JCM 1649 = ATCC 11775 DNA:
- the envC gene encoding murein hydrolase activator EnvC yields the protein MTRAVKPRRFAIRPIIYASVLSAGVLLCAFSAHADERDQLKSIQADIAAKERAVRQKQQQRASLLAQLKKQEEAISEATRKLRETQNTLNQLNKQIDEMNASIAKLEQQKAAQERSLAAQLDAAFRQGEHTGIQLILSGEESQRGQRLQAYFGYLNQARQETIAQLKQTREEVAMQRAELEEKQSEQQTLLYEQRAQQAKLTQALSERKKTLAGLESSIQQGQQQLSELRANESRLRNSIARAEAAAKARAEREAREAQAVRDRQKEATRKGTTYKPTESEKSLMSRTGGLGAPRGQAFWPVRGPTLHRYGEQLQGELRWKGMVIGASEGTEVKAIADGRVILADWLQGYGLVVVVEHGKGDMSLYGYNQSALVSVGSQVRAGQPIALVGSSGGQGRPSLYFEIRRQGQAVNPQPWLGR from the coding sequence ATGACACGGGCCGTGAAACCGCGCAGGTTTGCAATCAGGCCCATCATCTACGCCAGCGTTCTGAGCGCTGGCGTATTGTTGTGCGCCTTTTCCGCCCACGCGGATGAGCGTGACCAACTCAAATCCATTCAGGCTGACATCGCCGCGAAAGAGCGCGCGGTACGCCAAAAGCAACAACAACGCGCAAGCCTGCTCGCACAATTGAAAAAGCAGGAAGAAGCGATCTCTGAAGCCACCCGTAAACTGCGCGAAACGCAAAACACGCTTAATCAACTGAATAAACAGATTGATGAGATGAACGCGTCGATTGCCAAACTAGAGCAGCAAAAAGCCGCCCAGGAGCGCAGCCTCGCCGCGCAACTGGATGCCGCGTTTCGTCAGGGTGAACATACCGGTATTCAGCTGATTCTCAGCGGTGAAGAAAGCCAGCGTGGGCAGCGGTTACAGGCTTATTTCGGCTATCTCAACCAGGCGCGACAAGAAACCATTGCTCAGTTGAAACAAACGCGTGAAGAAGTCGCTATGCAGCGTGCCGAACTGGAAGAGAAACAGAGCGAGCAACAAACGCTTTTATATGAGCAGCGCGCCCAACAGGCGAAGCTGACCCAGGCGTTGAGCGAGCGTAAGAAAACACTGGCAGGGCTGGAGTCTTCCATCCAGCAAGGTCAGCAACAGTTGAGCGAGCTGCGCGCCAACGAATCCCGTCTGCGTAACAGCATTGCCCGTGCGGAAGCCGCGGCGAAAGCGCGTGCTGAACGTGAAGCGCGCGAAGCCCAGGCGGTTCGCGACCGCCAGAAAGAAGCGACGCGCAAAGGCACCACCTACAAGCCGACCGAAAGCGAAAAATCGCTGATGTCCCGTACCGGTGGTCTGGGCGCACCGCGCGGTCAGGCATTCTGGCCAGTTCGCGGGCCGACGCTGCATCGCTATGGCGAACAGCTACAGGGTGAATTACGCTGGAAAGGGATGGTGATTGGTGCCTCTGAAGGTACTGAAGTTAAAGCGATTGCCGACGGCCGGGTGATTCTGGCTGACTGGCTGCAAGGCTACGGTCTGGTGGTGGTGGTTGAGCATGGTAAAGGCGACATGAGTCTTTACGGCTATAATCAGAGCGCACTGGTGAGCGTTGGTTCGCAGGTTCGCGCGGGCCAGCCAATTGCACTGGTGGGCAGCAGTGGCGGTCAGGGTCGGCCTTCACTCTATTTCGAAATTCGCCGCCAGGGTCAGGCGGTCAATCCACAGCCGTGGTTGGGAAGATAA
- the gpmM gene encoding 2,3-bisphosphoglycerate-independent phosphoglycerate mutase: MSVSKKPMVLVILDGYGYREEQQDNAIFSAKTPVMDALWANRPHTLIDASGLEVGLPDRQMGNSEVGHVNLGAGRIVYQDLTRLDVEIKDRAFFANPVLTGAVDKAKNAGKAVHIMGLLSAGGVHSHEDHIMAMVELAAERGAEKIYLHAFLDGRDTPPRSAESSLKKFEEKFAALGKGRVASIIGRYYAMDRDNRWDRVEKAYDLLTLAQGEFQADTAVAGLQAAYARDENDEFVKATVIRAEGQPDAAMEDGDALIFMNFRADRAREITRAFVNADFDGFARKKVVNVDFVMLTEYAADIKTAVAYPPASLVNTFGEWMAKNDKTQLRISETEKYAHVTFFFNGGVEESFKGEDRILINSPKVATYDLQPEMSSAELTEKLVAAIKSGKYDTIICNYPNGDMVGHTGVMEAAVKAVEALDHCVEEVAKAVESVGGQLLITADHGNAEQMRDPATGQAHTAHTNLPVPLIYVGDKNVKAVEGGKLSDIAPTMLSLMGMEIPQEMTGKPLFIVE, translated from the coding sequence ATGTCGGTTTCTAAAAAACCTATGGTACTGGTGATTCTGGATGGCTATGGCTATCGCGAAGAACAGCAGGATAACGCCATTTTTAGTGCTAAAACCCCGGTAATGGATGCACTGTGGGCCAATCGTCCGCATACCCTGATCGACGCTTCCGGTTTGGAAGTCGGTCTGCCTGACCGTCAGATGGGCAACTCCGAAGTAGGCCACGTTAACCTGGGTGCCGGCCGCATCGTGTATCAGGACCTGACTCGTCTGGACGTTGAAATCAAAGATCGCGCTTTCTTTGCTAATCCGGTGTTGACTGGTGCAGTAGATAAAGCGAAAAACGCAGGCAAAGCAGTACACATTATGGGTCTGCTCTCCGCAGGTGGTGTACACAGCCACGAAGATCACATCATGGCGATGGTAGAACTGGCAGCTGAACGCGGCGCAGAAAAAATCTACCTACACGCATTCCTTGACGGTCGCGACACTCCGCCGCGCAGTGCTGAATCCTCGCTGAAAAAATTCGAAGAGAAATTTGCCGCGCTGGGTAAAGGCCGCGTAGCGTCCATCATTGGTCGTTACTACGCGATGGACCGCGATAACCGTTGGGATCGCGTTGAAAAAGCTTATGACCTGCTGACTCTGGCGCAAGGTGAGTTCCAGGCCGATACCGCCGTTGCCGGTTTGCAGGCTGCTTATGCTCGCGACGAAAACGACGAGTTCGTGAAAGCGACCGTTATTCGTGCAGAAGGTCAGCCAGATGCGGCAATGGAAGACGGCGATGCGCTGATTTTCATGAACTTCCGTGCTGACCGCGCGCGTGAAATCACTCGTGCTTTCGTGAACGCTGATTTCGATGGCTTCGCGCGTAAGAAAGTGGTTAACGTCGATTTCGTGATGCTGACCGAATACGCTGCCGACATCAAAACCGCAGTGGCTTACCCACCCGCTTCCCTGGTTAACACCTTCGGCGAGTGGATGGCGAAAAACGACAAAACTCAGCTGCGTATTTCCGAAACCGAAAAATATGCCCACGTTACTTTCTTCTTCAACGGTGGCGTAGAAGAGTCGTTCAAAGGCGAAGATCGCATTCTGATCAACTCACCGAAAGTGGCTACCTACGATCTGCAACCGGAAATGAGCTCCGCAGAGCTGACCGAAAAACTGGTTGCGGCAATCAAGAGCGGCAAATACGACACCATTATCTGTAACTATCCGAACGGCGACATGGTAGGTCACACCGGGGTGATGGAAGCGGCGGTTAAAGCGGTTGAAGCGCTGGATCACTGCGTGGAAGAAGTCGCGAAAGCGGTTGAGTCCGTGGGTGGACAACTGCTGATCACCGCTGACCACGGTAACGCTGAACAGATGCGCGATCCGGCAACGGGTCAGGCACACACAGCACACACCAACCTGCCAGTTCCGCTGATTTACGTTGGTGATAAGAACGTGAAAGCGGTTGAAGGCGGCAAACTTTCTGACATCGCGCCGACCATGTTGTCGCTGATGGGTATGGAAATCCCGCAAGAGATGACTGGTAAGCCGCTGTTCATCGTGGAATAA
- the yibN gene encoding rhodanese-like domain-containing protein, which yields MQEIMQFVGRHPILSIAWIALLVAVLVTTFKSLTSKVKVITRGEATRLINKEDAVVVDLRQRDDFRKGHIAGSINLLPSEIKANNVGELEKHKDKPVIVVDGSGMQCQEPANALTKAGFAQVFVLKEGVAGWAGENLPLVRGK from the coding sequence ATGCAAGAAATTATGCAATTTGTTGGCCGTCATCCCATACTGAGTATCGCCTGGATCGCGTTACTGGTGGCGGTTCTTGTGACTACGTTTAAGAGCCTGACCTCGAAAGTGAAGGTGATTACTCGTGGTGAAGCTACGCGTCTGATCAACAAAGAAGACGCTGTGGTTGTGGATTTACGTCAGCGTGATGACTTCCGTAAAGGCCATATCGCAGGTTCTATCAACCTGTTGCCGAGCGAAATCAAAGCCAACAATGTTGGTGAGCTTGAGAAGCACAAAGACAAACCGGTTATCGTGGTAGATGGTTCTGGCATGCAGTGCCAGGAGCCTGCAAACGCGCTGACGAAAGCTGGTTTTGCGCAAGTATTCGTACTGAAAGAAGGCGTCGCTGGCTGGGCTGGCGAAAACTTGCCTTTGGTGCGCGGCAAATAA
- the grxC gene encoding glutaredoxin 3, with amino-acid sequence MANVEIYTKETCPYCHRAKALLSSKGVSFQELPIDGNAAKREEMIKRSGRTTVPQIFIDAQHIGGCDDLYALDARGGLDPLLK; translated from the coding sequence ATGGCCAATGTTGAAATCTATACCAAAGAAACCTGCCCGTATTGCCATCGTGCAAAAGCACTGCTGAGCAGCAAGGGCGTGAGTTTTCAGGAGTTGCCGATCGATGGCAATGCCGCTAAGCGTGAAGAGATGATCAAACGCAGCGGTCGCACTACGGTTCCACAGATTTTTATTGACGCACAGCACATTGGTGGCTGTGATGACTTGTATGCATTGGATGCACGTGGTGGACTGGATCCCCTGCTGAAATAA
- the secB gene encoding protein-export chaperone SecB — MSEQNNTEMTFQIQRIYTKDISFEAPNAPHVFQKDWQPEVKLDLDTASTQLADDVYEVVLRVTVTASLGEETAFLCEVQQGGIFSIAGIEGTQMAHCLGAYCPNILFPYARECITSMVSRGTFPQLNLAPVNFDALFMNYLQQQAGEGTEEHQDA; from the coding sequence ATGTCAGAACAAAACAACACCGAAATGACTTTCCAGATCCAACGTATTTATACCAAGGATATTTCTTTCGAAGCGCCGAACGCGCCGCACGTTTTCCAGAAAGATTGGCAACCAGAAGTTAAACTTGATCTGGATACGGCATCTACTCAACTGGCAGATGACGTTTACGAAGTGGTACTGCGTGTTACCGTAACGGCCTCCCTGGGCGAAGAAACCGCGTTCCTGTGTGAAGTTCAGCAGGGCGGTATTTTCTCCATCGCGGGTATCGAAGGCACCCAGATGGCACATTGCCTGGGCGCATACTGCCCGAACATTCTGTTCCCGTATGCTCGTGAGTGCATCACCAGCATGGTATCCCGCGGTACATTCCCGCAACTGAACCTTGCGCCGGTTAACTTCGATGCGCTGTTCATGAACTATTTGCAGCAGCAGGCTGGCGAAGGTACTGAAGAACATCAGGATGCCTGA
- the gpsA gene encoding NAD(P)H-dependent glycerol-3-phosphate dehydrogenase, which translates to MNQRNASMTVIGAGSYGTALAITLARNGHEVVLWGHDPEHIATLERDRCNAAFLPDVPFPDTLHLESDLATALAASRNILVVVPSHVFGEVLRQIKPLMRPDARLVWATKGLEAETGRLLQDVAREALGDQIPLAVISGPTFAKELAAGLPTAISLASTDQTFADDLQQLLHCGKSFRVYSNPDFIGVQLGGAVKNVIAIGAGMSDGIGFGANARTALITRGLAEMSRLGAALGADPATFMGMAGLGDLVLTCTDNQSRNRRFGMMLGQGMDVQSAQEKIGQVVEGYRNTKEVRELAHRFGVEMPITEEIYQVLYCGKNAREAALTLLGRARKDERSSH; encoded by the coding sequence ATGAACCAACGTAATGCTTCAATGACTGTGATCGGTGCCGGCTCGTACGGCACCGCTCTTGCCATTACCCTGGCAAGAAATGGCCACGAGGTTGTCCTCTGGGGCCATGACCCTGAACATATCGCAACGCTTGAACGCGACCGCTGTAACGCCGCGTTTCTCCCCGATGTGCCTTTTCCCGATACGCTCCATCTTGAAAGCGATCTCGCCACTGCGCTGGCAGCCAGCCGTAATATTCTCGTCGTCGTACCCAGCCATGTCTTTGGTGAAGTGCTGCGCCAGATTAAACCGCTGATGCGTCCTGATGCGCGTCTGGTGTGGGCGACCAAAGGGCTGGAAGCAGAAACCGGACGTCTGTTACAGGACGTGGCGCGTGAGGCCTTAGGCGATCAAATTCCGCTGGCGGTTATCTCTGGCCCAACGTTTGCGAAAGAACTGGCGGCAGGTTTACCGACGGCCATTTCGCTGGCCTCGACGGACCAGACCTTTGCCGATGACCTCCAGCAATTGCTGCACTGTGGCAAAAGTTTCCGCGTTTACAGCAACCCGGATTTCATCGGTGTGCAGCTTGGCGGCGCGGTGAAAAACGTCATTGCCATTGGCGCGGGGATGTCCGACGGTATCGGTTTTGGCGCGAATGCGCGTACGGCGCTGATCACTCGTGGGCTGGCTGAGATGTCGCGTCTTGGCGCGGCGCTGGGTGCCGATCCTGCCACCTTTATGGGCATGGCGGGGCTGGGCGATCTGGTGCTTACCTGTACCGACAACCAGTCGCGTAACCGCCGTTTTGGCATGATGCTCGGTCAGGGCATGGATGTACAAAGCGCGCAGGAGAAAATTGGTCAAGTGGTGGAAGGCTACCGCAATACGAAAGAAGTCCGCGAACTGGCGCATCGCTTCGGCGTTGAAATGCCAATAACCGAGGAAATTTATCAAGTATTATATTGCGGAAAAAACGCGCGCGAGGCAGCATTGACTTTACTAGGTCGTGCACGCAAGGACGAGCGCAGCAGCCACTAA
- the cysE gene encoding serine O-acetyltransferase, whose amino-acid sequence MSCEELEIVWNNIKAEARTLADCEPMLASFYHATLLKHENLGSALSYMLANKLSSPIMPAIAIREVVEEAYAADPEMIASAACDIQAVRTRDPAVDKYSTPLLYLKGFHALQAYRIGHWLWNQGRRALAIFLQNQVSVTFQVDIHPAAKIGRGIMLDHATGIVVGETAVIENDVSILQSVTLGGTGKSGGDRHPKIREGVMIGAGAKILGNIEVGRGAKIGAGSVVLQPVPPHTTAAGVPARIVGKPDSDKPSMDMDQHFNGINHTFEYGDGI is encoded by the coding sequence ATGTCGTGTGAAGAACTGGAAATTGTCTGGAACAATATTAAAGCTGAAGCCAGAACGCTGGCGGACTGTGAGCCAATGCTGGCCAGTTTTTACCACGCGACGCTACTCAAGCACGAAAACCTTGGCAGTGCACTGAGCTACATGCTGGCGAACAAGCTGTCATCGCCCATTATGCCGGCTATTGCTATCCGTGAAGTGGTGGAAGAAGCCTACGCCGCCGACCCGGAAATGATCGCCTCTGCGGCCTGTGATATTCAGGCGGTGCGTACCCGTGACCCGGCGGTGGATAAATACTCAACCCCGTTGCTATATCTGAAGGGTTTTCATGCTTTGCAGGCGTATCGCATCGGTCACTGGTTGTGGAATCAGGGCCGTCGCGCGCTGGCTATTTTTCTACAAAACCAGGTCTCTGTAACGTTCCAGGTTGATATACACCCGGCAGCAAAAATTGGTCGCGGTATCATGCTCGACCACGCGACAGGCATCGTCGTTGGTGAAACGGCGGTGATTGAAAACGACGTATCGATTCTGCAATCCGTTACCCTTGGCGGTACGGGTAAATCTGGCGGAGACCGTCACCCGAAAATTCGTGAAGGCGTGATGATTGGCGCAGGCGCGAAAATTCTCGGTAATATTGAAGTTGGGCGCGGCGCGAAGATTGGCGCAGGTTCCGTGGTGCTGCAACCGGTGCCGCCGCACACTACTGCCGCTGGCGTTCCGGCACGCATTGTCGGCAAGCCGGATAGCGATAAACCGTCAATGGATATGGATCAGCATTTCAACGGCATTAACCATACGTTTGAGTATGGTGATGGGATCTGA
- the trmL gene encoding tRNA (uridine(34)/cytosine(34)/5-carboxymethylaminomethyluridine(34)-2'-O)-methyltransferase TrmL yields MLNIVLYEPEIPPNTGNIIRLCANTGFRLHIIEPMGFAWDDKRLRRAGLDYHEFTAVTRHHDYRAFLEAENPQRLFALTTKGTPAHSAVSYQDGDYLMFGPETRGLPASILDALPAEQKIRIPMVPDSRSMNLSNAVSVVVYEAWRQLGYPGAVLRD; encoded by the coding sequence ATGCTAAACATCGTACTTTACGAACCAGAAATTCCGCCAAATACTGGCAACATCATCCGTCTTTGCGCTAATACCGGCTTTCGTCTGCATATCATCGAACCGATGGGATTTGCCTGGGACGATAAGCGCCTGCGCCGCGCGGGGCTGGACTATCACGAGTTTACCGCCGTTACGCGTCATCATGACTATCGCGCGTTTCTCGAAGCAGAAAATCCCCAGCGCCTGTTTGCCCTCACCACGAAAGGTACGCCTGCTCACAGCGCCGTAAGCTATCAGGATGGCGACTATCTAATGTTTGGCCCGGAAACGCGCGGCCTGCCAGCGAGCATTCTTGATGCCCTGCCCGCTGAACAAAAAATTCGTATTCCAATGGTGCCGGACAGCCGCAGCATGAACCTGTCCAATGCGGTGTCGGTGGTGGTGTATGAAGCCTGGCGCCAGCTGGGGTATCCGGGAGCGGTGTTGAGAGATTAA
- the lldD gene encoding quinone-dependent L-lactate dehydrogenase — MIISAASDYRAAAQRILPPFLFHYMDGGAYSEYTLRRNVEDLSEVALRQRILKNMSDLSLETTLFNEKLSMPVALGPVGLCGMYARRGEVQAAKAADAHGIPFTLSTVSVCPIEEVAPAIKRPMWFQLYVLRDRGFMRNALERAKAAGCSTLVFTVDMPTPGARYRDAHSGMSGPNAAMRRYLQAVTHPQWAWDVGLNGRPHDLGNISAYLGKPTGLEDYIGWLANNFDPSISWKDLEWIRDFWDGPMVIKGILDPEDARDAVRFGADGIVVSNHGGRQLDGVLSSARALPAIADAVKGDIAILADSGIRNGLDVVRMIALGADTVLLGRAFLYALATAGQAGVANLLNLIEKEMKVAMTLTGAKSISEITQDSLVQVLGKELPAALAPMAKGNAA, encoded by the coding sequence ATGATTATTTCCGCAGCCAGCGATTATCGCGCCGCAGCGCAACGCATTCTGCCGCCGTTCCTGTTCCACTATATGGATGGGGGGGCATATTCTGAATACACGCTGCGCCGCAACGTGGAAGATTTGTCAGAAGTGGCGCTGCGCCAGCGTATTCTGAAAAACATGTCTGACTTAAGCCTGGAAACGACGCTGTTTAATGAGAAATTGTCGATGCCGGTGGCGCTAGGTCCGGTAGGTTTGTGTGGCATGTATGCGCGACGCGGCGAAGTTCAGGCTGCCAAAGCAGCAGATGCGCATGGCATTCCGTTTACTCTCTCGACGGTTTCCGTTTGCCCGATTGAAGAAGTGGCTCCGGCTATCAAACGTCCGATGTGGTTCCAGCTTTATGTGCTGCGCGATCGCGGCTTTATGCGTAACGCCCTGGAGCGAGCAAAAGCCGCGGGTTGTTCGACGCTGGTTTTCACCGTGGATATGCCAACACCGGGAGCGCGTTATCGTGATGCGCATTCTGGGATGAGCGGCCCGAACGCGGCAATGCGCCGCTATTTACAGGCGGTGACGCATCCGCAATGGGCGTGGGATGTGGGCCTGAACGGTCGTCCGCATGATTTAGGTAATATCTCGGCTTACCTCGGCAAACCGACCGGACTGGAAGATTACATCGGTTGGCTGGCCAATAACTTCGATCCGTCCATCTCATGGAAAGACCTTGAGTGGATCCGCGACTTCTGGGATGGCCCGATGGTAATCAAAGGGATACTTGATCCGGAAGATGCGCGGGATGCAGTACGCTTTGGCGCTGACGGAATTGTGGTTTCTAACCACGGCGGTCGTCAGTTGGACGGCGTGCTCTCTTCTGCGCGTGCCCTGCCTGCTATTGCAGATGCCGTGAAAGGTGATATCGCCATTCTGGCAGATAGCGGGATTCGTAACGGGCTGGACGTTGTGCGTATGATCGCGCTCGGTGCTGATACCGTACTGCTGGGCCGCGCTTTCCTGTATGCGCTGGCAACAGCGGGCCAGGCGGGTGTAGCTAATCTGCTAAATCTGATCGAAAAAGAGATGAAAGTGGCGATGACGCTGACTGGCGCGAAATCGATTAGCGAAATTACGCAAGATTCGCTGGTGCAGGTGCTGGGTAAAGAGTTGCCGGCGGCATTGGCTCCGATGGCGAAAGGGAATGCAGCTTAA
- the lldR gene encoding transcriptional regulator LldR, with product MIVLPRRLSDEVADRVRALIDEKNLEAGMKLPAERQLAMQLGVSRNSLREALAKLVSEGVLLSRRGGGTFIRWRHDTWSEQNIVQPLKTLMADDPDYSFDILEARYAIEASTAWHAAMRATPGEKEKIQLCFEATLSEDPDLASQADVRFHLAIAEASHNIVLLQTMRGFFDVLQSSVKHSRQRMYLVPPVFSQLTEQHQAVIDAIFAGDADGARKAMMAHLSFVHTTMKRFDEDQARHARITRLPGDHNEHSREKNA from the coding sequence ATGATTGTTTTACCCAGACGCCTGTCAGACGAGGTTGCCGATCGTGTGCGGGCGCTGATTGATGAAAAAAACCTGGAAGCGGGCATGAAGTTGCCCGCTGAACGTCAACTGGCGATGCAACTCGGCGTGTCGAGAAATTCACTGCGCGAGGCGCTGGCGAAACTGGTAAGCGAAGGTGTGCTGCTCAGTCGACGTGGCGGCGGGACGTTTATTCGCTGGCGTCATGACACATGGTCGGAGCAAAACATCGTCCAGCCGCTGAAAACGCTGATGGCCGATGATCCGGATTACAGTTTCGATATTCTGGAAGCCCGATACGCCATTGAAGCCAGCACCGCATGGCATGCAGCAATGCGCGCCACACCTGGCGAAAAAGAAAAGATTCAGCTTTGCTTTGAAGCAACGCTAAGTGAAGACCCGGATCTCGCCTCACAAGCGGACGTTCGTTTTCATCTGGCGATTGCCGAAGCTTCACATAACATTGTGTTGCTGCAAACCATGCGCGGTTTCTTCGATGTCCTGCAATCCTCTGTGAAGCATAGCCGCCAGCGGATGTACCTGGTACCCCCGGTTTTTTCACAGCTGACCGAACAACATCAGGCGGTCATTGACGCCATTTTTGCCGGTGATGCTGACGGGGCGCGTAAAGCAATGATGGCGCACCTTAGCTTTGTTCACACCACCATGAAACGATTCGATGAAGATCAGGCTCGCCATGCACGTATTACCCGCCTGCCTGGTGACCATAATGAGCATTCGAGGGAGAAAAACGCATGA
- the lldP gene encoding L-lactate permease: MNLWQQNYDPAGNIWLSSLIASLPILFFFFALIKLKLKGYVAASWTVAIALAVALLFYKMPVANALASVVYGFFYGLWPIAWIIIAAVFVYKISVKTGQFDIIRSSILSITPDQRLQMLIVGFCFGAFLEGAAGFGAPVAITAALLVGLGFKPLYAAGLCLIVNTAPVAFGAMGIPILVAGQVTGIDSFEIGQMVGRQLPFMTIIVLFWIMAIMDGWRGIKETWPAVVVAGGSFAIAQYLSSNFIGPELPDIISSLVSLLCLTLFLKRWQPVRVFRFGDLGASQVDMTLAHTGYTAGQVLRAWTPFLFLTATVTLWSIPPFKALFASGGALYEWVINIPVPYLDKLVARMPPVVSEATAYAAVFKFDWFSATGTAILFAALLSIVWLKMKPSDAISTFGSTLKELALPIYSIGMVLAFAFISNYSGLSSTLALALAHTGHAFTFFSPFLGWLGVFLTGSDTSSNALFAALQATAAQQIGVSDLLLVAANTTGGVTGKMISPQSIAIACAAVGLVGKESDLFRFTVKHSLIFTCMVGVITTLQAYVLTWMIP, encoded by the coding sequence ATGAATCTCTGGCAACAAAACTACGATCCCGCCGGGAATATCTGGCTTTCCAGCCTGATAGCATCGCTTCCCATCCTGTTTTTCTTCTTTGCGCTGATTAAGCTCAAACTGAAAGGATACGTCGCCGCCTCATGGACGGTGGCAATCGCCCTTGCCGTGGCTTTGCTGTTCTATAAAATGCCGGTCGCTAACGCGCTGGCCTCGGTGGTTTATGGCTTCTTCTACGGGTTGTGGCCCATCGCGTGGATCATTATTGCAGCGGTGTTCGTCTATAAGATCTCGGTGAAAACCGGGCAGTTTGACATCATCCGCTCGTCTATTCTTTCGATAACCCCTGACCAGCGCCTGCAAATGCTGATCGTCGGTTTCTGTTTCGGCGCTTTCCTTGAAGGAGCCGCAGGCTTTGGCGCACCGGTAGCAATTACCGCCGCATTGCTGGTCGGTCTGGGCTTTAAACCACTGTACGCCGCCGGGCTGTGCCTGATTGTTAACACCGCGCCAGTGGCATTTGGTGCGATGGGTATTCCGATTCTGGTCGCCGGGCAGGTAACAGGCATCGACAGCTTTGAGATTGGTCAGATGGTGGGGCGTCAGCTGCCGTTTATGACCATTATCGTGCTGTTCTGGATCATGGCGATTATGGACGGCTGGCGCGGTATCAAAGAGACGTGGCCTGCGGTCGTGGTTGCGGGCGGGTCGTTTGCCATTGCTCAATACCTCAGCTCTAACTTTATTGGGCCGGAACTGCCAGACATTATCTCTTCGCTGGTATCGCTGCTCTGTCTGACACTGTTCCTCAAACGCTGGCAACCAGTGCGCGTATTCCGCTTCGGTGACTTAGGGGCGTCACAGGTTGATATGACGCTGGCTCACACAGGTTACACGGCAGGTCAGGTGCTGCGCGCCTGGACACCGTTCCTGTTCCTGACCGCCACCGTAACGCTGTGGAGTATCCCGCCGTTTAAAGCCCTGTTCGCTTCAGGCGGTGCGCTGTATGAGTGGGTGATCAACATTCCGGTGCCGTACCTCGATAAACTGGTTGCCCGTATGCCGCCAGTGGTCAGCGAAGCGACAGCGTATGCCGCCGTGTTTAAGTTTGACTGGTTCTCTGCCACTGGCACCGCCATTCTGTTTGCTGCCCTGCTCTCGATTGTCTGGCTGAAGATGAAACCATCTGACGCTATCAGCACCTTCGGCAGCACGCTGAAAGAACTGGCTCTGCCCATCTACTCCATCGGTATGGTGCTGGCATTCGCCTTTATCTCGAACTATTCAGGACTGTCATCAACACTGGCGCTGGCACTGGCGCACACCGGTCATGCATTCACCTTCTTCTCGCCGTTCCTCGGCTGGCTTGGGGTATTCCTGACCGGGTCGGATACGTCATCTAATGCTTTGTTTGCCGCTTTGCAGGCTACCGCCGCACAACAAATTGGCGTTTCTGACCTGTTGCTGGTTGCAGCCAACACCACCGGTGGTGTCACCGGCAAAATGATCTCTCCGCAATCTATCGCTATCGCCTGTGCGGCGGTAGGTCTGGTGGGCAAAGAGTCTGATTTGTTCCGCTTTACTGTCAAACACAGCCTGATCTTCACCTGTATGGTGGGCGTGATCACCACGCTTCAGGCCTATGTCTTAACGTGGATGATTCCTTAA